One genomic region from Anabaena sp. PCC 7108 encodes:
- a CDS encoding dienelactone hydrolase family protein yields MTERVLDTTTVNLSLQNATSTPDNLQIAAYLAQPQNPGTYPGIVILQEIFGVNDHIRDVTERIAKLGYVAIAPALFQRQAPGYKAGYTPEDVETGRGYAMQTKASELLSDIQLAINYLKSLPKVKSSAFGCIGFCFGGHVAYLAATLPDIQATASFYGAGITTRTPGGGEPTITRTQEITGTIYTFFGREDASIPQEQVNQIEAELEKYNISHRVFRYDGSDHGFFCDRRASYNPKAAFDAWEQVQQLFASVLAV; encoded by the coding sequence ATGACAGAACGAGTCTTAGACACCACAACGGTTAATCTTTCTCTACAAAACGCTACATCAACGCCAGATAATTTGCAAATAGCGGCTTATCTGGCACAACCTCAAAATCCTGGTACTTATCCAGGAATTGTGATTCTGCAAGAGATTTTTGGTGTTAATGATCATATTCGGGATGTAACAGAACGGATTGCTAAACTAGGATATGTAGCGATCGCTCCGGCACTCTTTCAACGTCAAGCACCTGGATATAAAGCAGGTTACACCCCCGAAGATGTTGAAACAGGTAGAGGCTACGCCATGCAAACCAAAGCCTCAGAATTATTAAGCGATATTCAACTAGCTATCAATTATCTCAAAAGTCTTCCCAAAGTTAAATCAAGTGCCTTTGGCTGTATAGGTTTCTGTTTTGGTGGTCATGTAGCATATTTAGCCGCCACCCTTCCAGATATTCAAGCCACCGCTTCCTTTTATGGTGCTGGTATTACCACCCGCACTCCCGGTGGTGGAGAACCTACTATTACCCGCACTCAGGAAATTACAGGAACTATCTACACCTTTTTTGGCAGAGAAGATGCCAGTATTCCTCAAGAACAGGTAAACCAAATCGAAGCCGAGTTAGAAAAATATAACATTTCCCATCGTGTGTTTCGCTACGATGGATCTGATCACGGATTTTTCTGTGACCGTCGTGCCAGCTATAATCCTAAAGCTGCGTTCGATGCTTGGGAACAAGTACAACAACTTTTTGCCAGCGTTTTAGCAGTGTAA
- a CDS encoding S1 RNA-binding domain-containing protein, producing the protein MNSESQLSQTANSSFSMDDFAKALEKHDYQFQKGQVVHGKVFQLEHDGAYVDIGGKSSAFLPREEASLRAVTDLAEVLPLQEDMEFLIIRDQDAEGQVTLSRKQLEIQHIWEKLVQMQENSQTVQVRVTGVNKGGVTVDLLGLRGFIPRSHLAERDNLEALKGQTLTAGFLEVNLNTKKLILSQRLATRSSNFSLLEVGQLVEGKITGIKPFGVFVELNGVSALLHIKQVSQKFIESLEKVFQIGQPIKAVIIDLDEGKGRVAISTRVLENHPGELLENFAEVMSSAEARANRAANKTAE; encoded by the coding sequence ATGAATTCCGAATCACAACTTTCTCAAACAGCCAATTCGTCTTTTTCAATGGACGATTTTGCCAAAGCACTAGAAAAACACGATTACCAATTTCAAAAGGGACAGGTTGTACATGGTAAGGTGTTTCAACTTGAGCATGATGGAGCTTATGTTGATATTGGTGGTAAGTCGTCGGCTTTTCTCCCCCGCGAAGAGGCTTCTTTGAGAGCAGTAACTGATTTGGCAGAAGTCCTACCGTTGCAGGAGGATATGGAATTTTTGATTATCCGGGATCAGGATGCTGAAGGTCAAGTTACTCTTTCTCGTAAGCAGTTAGAAATTCAGCACATCTGGGAAAAACTCGTACAAATGCAGGAAAATTCCCAGACAGTCCAAGTGCGGGTAACGGGTGTGAATAAAGGTGGTGTCACTGTTGATCTTCTTGGTTTACGGGGATTTATTCCGCGATCGCACCTCGCCGAACGTGATAACCTAGAAGCACTCAAAGGTCAAACTCTAACTGCGGGATTTTTGGAAGTCAACCTTAATACCAAAAAACTCATTCTTTCCCAACGTTTAGCCACTCGTTCTAGTAACTTCAGTTTGTTAGAAGTTGGTCAATTAGTAGAAGGAAAAATTACCGGCATCAAACCTTTTGGTGTATTTGTAGAGTTAAATGGTGTCAGCGCCTTACTACATATCAAACAGGTCAGCCAAAAATTTATTGAATCTTTGGAAAAAGTCTTTCAAATCGGTCAACCCATCAAAGCTGTAATTATTGACTTAGATGAAGGTAAAGGTCGAGTAGCTATTTCTACCAGAGTCTTGGAAAACCATCCTGGTGAATTGCTAGAGAATTTTGCAGAAGTGATGAGTTCAGCTGAAGCCCGTGCTAATCGTGCTGCTAATAAAACTGCTGAATAG
- a CDS encoding GntR family transcriptional regulator, with protein sequence MIQFRIQPDSEIPASNQLFNQIRFAIASGQYPPAYKLPSTRALAMQTGLHRNTISKVYRQLEEEGFVESLAGSGIYVRTQGHEGGSRSKSPILKQYPEAYKVVQQALDELLNQGCSLNEARELCLAEVDWRLRCSARVLVVVPSQDIGAGELMVDELQEALKIPVQLVAMEELSAVLDQTTSATLVTSRYFIGEVEAIAAPKAVRVIPLDIHDYAKELNVVKSLPKASCIGIVSLSPGILRATEVILHGLRGDELLVMTSQPKDAYKLQAIIKRAEITFCTDQTSYLAVQAGVQIVLDDLIRPPKLIRCENYIGSLSINLLKRELGLV encoded by the coding sequence ATGATTCAATTCCGTATTCAGCCAGATAGTGAAATTCCGGCATCTAACCAACTGTTTAATCAAATCCGATTTGCGATCGCATCTGGGCAATATCCACCTGCATACAAATTGCCCAGCACTAGGGCATTAGCAATGCAAACCGGACTACATCGCAATACGATTAGCAAGGTTTATCGGCAGTTGGAGGAAGAAGGATTTGTCGAAAGTCTGGCCGGTTCAGGAATCTATGTCCGAACCCAAGGTCATGAGGGCGGAAGTAGGTCAAAGTCACCTATTCTTAAGCAATATCCCGAAGCATACAAAGTAGTCCAACAAGCCTTGGATGAATTGCTCAATCAAGGTTGTTCTCTGAATGAAGCACGAGAACTATGTTTAGCAGAAGTAGACTGGCGCTTGCGTTGTAGTGCTAGAGTGCTGGTAGTAGTACCATCTCAAGACATTGGTGCTGGGGAATTAATGGTGGATGAATTACAAGAAGCCTTAAAAATCCCAGTCCAGTTGGTAGCAATGGAAGAATTATCGGCGGTATTAGACCAAACTACCTCGGCTACATTAGTCACCAGTCGATATTTTATCGGAGAAGTAGAAGCGATCGCAGCACCAAAAGCTGTGCGTGTCATTCCCCTAGATATTCACGACTATGCCAAGGAACTTAATGTAGTTAAAAGTCTTCCCAAAGCTAGTTGTATTGGCATCGTCAGCCTTAGTCCTGGTATTCTCAGAGCTACAGAAGTTATCCTGCACGGTTTACGGGGAGATGAATTATTGGTGATGACTTCCCAACCCAAAGATGCTTATAAACTGCAAGCAATCATCAAACGGGCAGAAATAACTTTTTGTACCGATCAAACTAGCTATTTAGCCGTACAAGCAGGAGTGCAAATAGTTCTAGACGATCTTATTCGTCCACCCAAACTGATTCGCTGCGAAAACTACATTGGTTCTCTGTCGATTAATTTACTCAAACGAGAACTTGGTTTGGTTTAA
- a CDS encoding FdhF/YdeP family oxidoreductase — protein MDNLPEIKSNSAAGGGLPVIQYWVEKTLSPQGLQLWQTLNHKSACLSCAWGTGGQKGGFVNEAGEYLQRCAKSVEAIAAELQPGIKRDFFQQYSISELQQLTSQECDRLGRLSYPLILRSGSSHYQRISWEEVYQIATQAFSSAPERIASYSSGRSSNEAAYLLQLLVRSLGSNNLADCSDLCHAPSTVGLKKVFGSGTSMVSLESLKHSDCIVLIGSNAPANHPRLMNELIKLRERGGKVIVINPQIEIGLVKFASPAFPIKSLLTGGSDISSLYLQPIPGSDVALFVGLQKSLIEQNLIKTEYLNSYTENWQQILDYAENISWDNITNTCGLSQEEITATAYIIGKSESVVFAWAMGVTQQANGVDNILSIANTALITGNAGKIGAGTMPIRGHSNVQGFGSMGVTIHLREEIKQALSQLLGKPLSETPGYHTRDLIEAAEIGKIHTLFCLGGNLYAANPDLQQAKQALSQIETIFYVATKPNLGHFHGLAKTQTLILPVFNRFENPHKTTTESGNNFVRLNDEGKSHLQPHNSDLISEIELITEIAHRVHGENPINWRKLQDTVYVRELIAKTIPGYEKIADIDKTKEEFIIAGRILEEPKFPTSDGKAQMFVTPLPQLSLPNKSDFGVSEHQSGIIVILGTGRSYGQHNTVVYRSEDKYRNMPHRYCILMNSLDVKKAGFQEHQRVTVKGNAGELNNIEIICGGIREGVAFMFYPETNVLFKAEIDPKSGTPAYKRVPVFVYQ, from the coding sequence ATGGATAATTTACCCGAAATCAAGTCTAACTCCGCTGCTGGGGGTGGTTTACCTGTAATCCAATATTGGGTAGAAAAAACCCTCTCACCACAAGGGTTACAATTATGGCAAACCCTCAATCATAAAAGTGCGTGTTTATCCTGTGCTTGGGGTACAGGTGGACAAAAAGGGGGGTTTGTAAATGAAGCAGGAGAATATTTACAACGCTGTGCTAAAAGTGTAGAAGCGATCGCAGCAGAATTGCAACCAGGAATTAAACGAGATTTTTTCCAACAATATAGCATCAGTGAATTACAACAACTGACTTCTCAAGAGTGCGATCGCTTGGGTAGACTTAGTTATCCTCTCATTCTCAGATCAGGATCATCCCATTATCAACGTATTAGCTGGGAAGAAGTTTACCAAATCGCGACACAAGCCTTTAGTTCAGCACCAGAACGCATTGCTAGTTATAGTTCTGGACGTTCATCTAACGAAGCTGCCTATTTATTGCAGTTATTAGTGCGATCGCTTGGTAGTAATAATCTAGCAGACTGTTCAGATTTGTGTCACGCACCCTCAACCGTTGGCTTAAAAAAAGTTTTCGGTTCAGGCACATCAATGGTAAGTTTAGAGAGCCTCAAACATAGTGATTGTATAGTTTTAATTGGTTCTAACGCACCTGCAAATCATCCGCGATTGATGAACGAATTAATCAAATTGCGGGAAAGAGGCGGTAAAGTAATTGTTATCAACCCCCAAATTGAAATCGGTTTAGTTAAATTTGCGTCTCCTGCGTTTCCCATTAAATCTTTACTCACAGGAGGTTCAGATATATCTTCTTTGTATTTACAACCAATTCCTGGTAGCGATGTCGCATTATTTGTCGGGTTGCAAAAATCTCTCATTGAACAGAATTTAATCAAAACAGAATATCTCAATTCTTATACAGAAAATTGGCAACAAATTTTAGATTATGCTGAAAATATCTCCTGGGATAATATCACTAATACTTGTGGTTTATCTCAAGAAGAAATCACAGCCACAGCTTATATAATAGGTAAATCAGAGAGTGTAGTTTTTGCTTGGGCTATGGGTGTAACTCAACAAGCAAACGGAGTTGATAATATTTTAAGTATAGCAAATACAGCCTTAATTACAGGTAACGCTGGTAAAATTGGTGCGGGAACAATGCCGATTCGTGGACATTCAAATGTGCAAGGATTTGGTTCAATGGGTGTCACAATTCACTTGCGCGAAGAAATCAAACAAGCGCTATCTCAACTGTTAGGAAAACCCCTCAGCGAAACGCCTGGTTATCATACCCGTGACTTAATAGAAGCAGCAGAAATTGGAAAGATACATACACTCTTTTGTTTAGGGGGAAATTTGTATGCAGCCAACCCAGACTTACAGCAAGCAAAACAGGCATTATCGCAAATAGAAACCATTTTTTATGTAGCTACAAAACCGAACTTAGGACATTTTCACGGATTAGCCAAAACGCAAACTTTAATATTACCTGTTTTTAATAGATTTGAAAATCCTCATAAAACAACAACTGAATCAGGTAATAACTTTGTGCGTTTAAATGATGAAGGTAAAAGTCATTTACAACCACATAATTCTGATTTGATTTCAGAAATAGAATTAATTACAGAAATTGCCCATCGTGTACATGGAGAAAATCCGATAAATTGGCGTAAATTACAAGATACAGTTTATGTGAGAGAGTTAATTGCTAAAACTATTCCTGGTTATGAAAAAATAGCTGATATTGATAAAACTAAAGAAGAATTTATCATTGCAGGACGGATTTTAGAAGAACCGAAATTTCCCACATCTGATGGTAAAGCGCAGATGTTTGTCACACCATTACCGCAATTATCTTTACCGAATAAATCTGATTTTGGTGTTTCAGAACATCAGTCAGGAATTATAGTCATATTAGGAACAGGACGCAGTTATGGACAACATAATACTGTAGTTTATCGCAGTGAAGATAAATATAGAAATATGCCCCATCGTTATTGTATTTTAATGAATAGTTTGGATGTTAAAAAAGCAGGATTTCAGGAACATCAACGAGTTACAGTTAAAGGAAATGCGGGAGAATTAAACAATATTGAAATTATTTGTGGAGGAATTCGTGAAGGTGTAGCTTTTATGTTTTATCCTGAAACTAATGTTTTATTTAAAGCGGAAATTGACCCAAAAAGTGGGACACCTGCATATAAAAGAGTTCCGGTTTTTGTTTATCAATAA
- a CDS encoding AAA family ATPase — MPTPNASIDFTEIYTNSPKPHPNLILGGLQLLFWLFVRPVAWYEYSQRIKDEIDSWDDLRKPNVLYFLLQGYLIVPILANLIFGFILLAFGQPLQNILSILLSSIATCLALSVAFGVAFGVAFGVAGGVAFGVAGGVAGGVAGGVAGGVAFGVAGGVAGGVRREIENEYFNDLMLVGLVFAAVGGFGFGVAGGIKHGIWLGIAYGFAFSVLFFLGITINVWRPIVLYPLLGLWNLYFYQLEKQRVELHDLLELQNILDEQLNKERTNKRRKINLWKNTLFLLYQVIQKSASEYSSLLFYNSAFWDQWQRLPLYGLDKYLLLVIERNPVEGAAAINYLETSFQKWVVQIGKDALRLRNCTDVESIRKVHQNIETNDELENSTNPILRVFLNTSQNVDAALNQKSSFNQRIALSSIATDLNRQLENFNRSTNKYASSFKPFAQRWLEIIENYINHLTTIVEQNQEIDNPYIIGVPLTLEQEIFTGRDNIGLRIERLLLDRRRPPLLLYGQRRMGKTSLLNNISKLLPNTIIPMFVDLQGTASSASNHTGFLYNLAREMIKSAKYQSAFILPSLTREKLEDDPFTRFNEWLDEVEKILEQNTALLMLDEFETLDNAISKGRFDEEDVLGILRHLIQHRPKFKVLLAGSHTIEEYQRWASYLINVQVVHISYLKEAEARQLIESPIKDFPLIYEPEALTRVLQITRCHPFLVQLLCGEIITLKNEQDPLMRRLARLADVETAIPEALQSGSFFFADIQTNQVDDNGRNILKFMATQGEGSVIRKQIIFQQFSDTENSLSLLLQRDLIAENNEGYCFQVELIRRWFASNKKS; from the coding sequence ATGCCTACTCCCAACGCTTCTATTGACTTCACTGAAATATATACCAATTCACCTAAACCACACCCCAACTTAATATTAGGTGGTTTACAACTATTGTTTTGGTTATTTGTTCGCCCTGTAGCTTGGTATGAGTACAGTCAACGCATCAAAGATGAGATTGACTCTTGGGATGATTTAAGAAAACCAAATGTCTTGTATTTCCTACTACAAGGGTATTTAATTGTTCCTATTTTAGCTAACCTCATTTTTGGCTTCATACTCTTGGCTTTTGGTCAGCCCTTGCAAAATATTTTGTCTATTTTGTTATCAAGTATAGCCACTTGTCTGGCCTTGAGCGTGGCGTTTGGCGTGGCGTTTGGCGTGGCGTTTGGCGTGGCGGGAGGCGTGGCGTTTGGCGTGGCGGGAGGCGTGGCGGGAGGCGTGGCGGGAGGCGTGGCGGGAGGCGTGGCGTTTGGCGTGGCGGGAGGCGTGGCGGGAGGCGTGAGGAGAGAAATAGAAAATGAATACTTTAATGATTTGATGTTAGTAGGTTTAGTCTTTGCTGCGGTAGGAGGTTTTGGTTTTGGTGTAGCAGGGGGTATAAAGCATGGAATATGGTTAGGTATAGCTTATGGTTTTGCCTTTAGTGTGTTGTTTTTTCTGGGTATCACTATCAATGTATGGCGACCTATAGTTTTATACCCATTGTTAGGATTATGGAATTTATATTTTTATCAACTAGAAAAACAACGTGTAGAGCTTCACGATTTATTAGAATTACAGAATATATTAGATGAACAACTCAATAAAGAACGCACAAATAAACGTAGAAAAATAAATTTATGGAAAAATACATTATTTTTGCTCTATCAAGTTATTCAAAAAAGTGCAAGTGAGTATTCTAGTTTATTATTTTATAATTCAGCTTTTTGGGATCAATGGCAGCGTCTACCTTTATATGGTTTAGACAAATATTTACTTTTAGTCATAGAACGTAACCCTGTTGAGGGAGCAGCAGCTATTAATTATCTAGAAACAAGTTTCCAAAAATGGGTTGTACAAATTGGTAAAGATGCACTAAGGTTAAGAAATTGTACAGATGTAGAATCTATCCGCAAGGTTCATCAAAACATAGAAACTAATGATGAACTAGAAAATTCAACCAACCCAATTTTGCGCGTTTTTCTTAATACTAGTCAAAATGTAGATGCGGCGTTAAATCAAAAAAGTAGTTTCAACCAGCGTATAGCTCTCAGTAGTATAGCAACAGATTTAAATAGACAGTTAGAAAACTTTAATCGTAGCACTAACAAATATGCTTCCTCTTTTAAACCCTTTGCTCAAAGATGGCTGGAAATAATTGAAAATTATATAAATCATTTAACTACAATTGTTGAACAAAATCAAGAAATTGATAATCCCTATATTATTGGTGTACCTCTAACACTAGAACAAGAAATTTTTACTGGACGCGATAATATTGGCCTACGTATTGAGAGATTACTTTTAGACCGTCGCCGTCCTCCTTTGTTGCTTTACGGTCAGCGGCGTATGGGTAAAACTTCTTTACTTAATAATATCAGCAAGTTATTACCTAATACCATTATTCCCATGTTTGTAGACTTGCAAGGTACAGCTTCATCAGCTAGTAATCATACAGGTTTTCTCTACAATTTAGCTAGAGAAATGATAAAGTCTGCTAAATATCAAAGTGCTTTTATACTACCATCTTTAACACGAGAAAAGTTAGAAGATGACCCCTTTACAAGATTTAATGAATGGCTAGATGAGGTAGAAAAAATCCTAGAACAAAATACAGCTTTGTTAATGCTAGATGAATTTGAAACATTAGATAATGCTATTAGTAAAGGGCGTTTTGATGAAGAAGACGTTTTAGGAATCTTACGCCATTTAATTCAACATCGTCCTAAATTCAAGGTGCTTTTGGCTGGTTCTCATACTATTGAAGAATATCAACGTTGGGCTAGTTATTTAATTAATGTCCAAGTTGTGCATATTTCTTATTTAAAAGAAGCAGAAGCAAGACAACTAATTGAATCCCCTATTAAAGATTTTCCTTTAATTTATGAACCAGAAGCATTAACAAGAGTTTTACAAATTACTCGATGTCATCCGTTTTTAGTTCAACTACTTTGTGGGGAAATTATCACATTAAAAAATGAACAAGATCCTTTAATGCGGCGTTTGGCAAGATTAGCAGATGTAGAAACCGCAATACCAGAGGCTTTGCAAAGTGGTAGCTTTTTCTTTGCTGATATTCAAACTAATCAAGTAGACGATAATGGTAGAAATATTCTCAAATTTATGGCTACCCAAGGGGAAGGGTCTGTAATTCGTAAACAAATAATATTCCAACAGTTTAGTGATACTGAAAACTCTTTATCTTTGCTATTGCAACGGGATTTAATTGCAGAAAATAATGAAGGTTATTGTTTCCAAGTAGAGTTAATTCGCCGTTGGTTTGCTTCTAATAAAAAATCATAA
- a CDS encoding type II toxin-antitoxin system VapC family toxin: MTNTLKCVLDTSVCIKYFIVDPLTPKVIQLFAHLAYPQTEIFVPDLFYIECTNVFLKYVRANMYTAAEVQADLTTLKNLELQVVSTADLMGDAVNIALNYNISAYDASYVALSQQTGTTLLTLDKKLVKALAASPYGICSFNEFQIPPLPTL, encoded by the coding sequence ATGACTAATACTCTAAAATGTGTACTAGATACCAGTGTGTGCATCAAATATTTTATTGTTGACCCCCTCACACCTAAAGTTATCCAACTTTTTGCTCACCTTGCTTATCCACAAACAGAAATATTTGTACCAGACCTATTTTATATCGAATGTACAAATGTTTTCTTGAAGTATGTACGCGCAAATATGTATACTGCTGCTGAGGTACAAGCCGATTTAACTACTCTCAAGAATTTAGAATTACAGGTTGTCTCTACCGCTGATTTGATGGGTGATGCAGTTAATATCGCCTTGAATTACAATATTTCCGCTTATGATGCCTCTTATGTCGCACTTTCGCAACAGACGGGAACTACTTTGCTGACTCTGGATAAAAAGCTAGTCAAGGCTTTAGCAGCTTCACCCTATGGTATTTGCTCGTTTAACGAGTTCCAAATTCCACCTTTACCAACACTATAA
- a CDS encoding GIY-YIG nuclease family protein produces the protein MNNQYYLYIMTNKYNTVLYTGVTNNLQRRVYEHKSKLVEGFTKRYNVIKLVYYEIFDDSYTAISREKQIKAGSRQKKIDLVNSLNQEWKDLYDDL, from the coding sequence ATGAACAATCAATACTATTTATATATAATGACCAATAAATACAACACTGTACTTTATACAGGAGTTACTAATAATTTGCAAAGAAGAGTTTATGAACATAAGTCAAAATTAGTGGAAGGCTTTACCAAAAGATATAATGTGATAAAATTAGTTTATTATGAGATTTTTGACGATTCCTACACAGCAATTAGTAGAGAAAAACAAATTAAAGCAGGTTCTCGACAAAAGAAGATTGATTTAGTTAATAGTCTTAATCAAGAATGGAAAGATTTATATGATGATTTGTAG
- a CDS encoding helix-turn-helix domain-containing protein → MGMIRLKIREFAGEKGWTLKEVSDRSGVVYSTLRTYARSPGLATVDFTALQKLARIFDVMIEDLVEVVEE, encoded by the coding sequence ATGGGAATGATTCGGCTCAAGATTCGAGAGTTTGCTGGTGAGAAAGGTTGGACATTAAAAGAAGTATCTGACCGTTCTGGTGTAGTTTACAGCACTCTCAGAACCTATGCGCGATCGCCTGGACTAGCAACAGTAGACTTTACAGCCCTCCAGAAATTAGCCCGCATTTTTGATGTCATGATTGAAGACTTGGTAGAAGTAGTGGAAGAGTAA
- a CDS encoding nuclease-related domain-containing DEAD/DEAH box helicase, which yields MAVGIEEQGSKFITTEAIKNQDGEQKVWDAIRSAFADRNCIGYWRYPIFSKAGEIRKEPDILIVDRELGVVVIEVKSINIEQIANINGQQWQLENSEITETNPYQQAEHQLRALISYSDREPALWRKVNGRTIVALPQITAEQWQQKGFDKLPDCPPIIFQDQLGKVGLLERIQQTNIVIPGADLEDKDWELLLSVIGGTPVLRKQPRNQVTTTGKTRSSVIDSLREKLYEIDLQQEHIGKEIPPGPQRIRGIAGSGKTVLLCQKAAHMHLKHPDWDIALVFFTRSLYDLMTGLLDQWIKRFSCGEMHYDPKTNFKLQVFHAWGAREQPGLYRTICEYHGKRPGTVQNTNERQPNRGLIDLSKRLLEEITIEPMFDAILIDEGQDLVAEDDLKYEDKQAIYWLAYQALRPVNEEKPEERRLIWAYDEAQSLDNLVVPKAKEVFGEKLSNLLNKQPQYPGGIKRSEVMRRCYRTPGQILTSAHAIGMGLLRPEGMLTGITNKDDWNRIGYEVKGDFRRVGKPITVNRQPQFSPNPIPELWGKPVLEFETYSSREAEMTALAENIMHNIVHDGLNPSRDILVLVLGSTYEAMELETYVASYLMESDIDVYIPTALKLNDLVPQYPQNDPDKFWCEGGVTISRITRAKGHEADMVYVVGFDNVARNESDVNFRNQLFVALTRARGWANLSGVGSYPMYDEMRKVIASGESFTFTYKRPPKRDIGDGD from the coding sequence ATGGCTGTAGGCATCGAAGAACAGGGTAGCAAGTTTATCACCACTGAAGCAATCAAGAATCAAGATGGAGAACAAAAAGTTTGGGATGCTATTCGCAGTGCTTTTGCTGATAGAAACTGTATTGGCTATTGGCGTTATCCCATTTTTTCCAAAGCTGGAGAAATTAGAAAAGAGCCAGATATCTTAATAGTTGATAGAGAATTGGGTGTAGTTGTAATTGAAGTCAAATCTATCAATATTGAGCAAATTGCTAACATTAATGGTCAACAATGGCAATTAGAAAACAGTGAGATTACAGAAACAAATCCCTATCAACAAGCAGAACACCAACTGCGAGCTTTAATATCATATAGTGATCGAGAACCTGCACTTTGGCGTAAAGTTAATGGTAGAACTATAGTTGCATTACCGCAAATTACCGCAGAACAATGGCAACAAAAAGGCTTTGATAAATTACCTGATTGTCCACCAATTATATTTCAAGACCAATTAGGAAAAGTTGGTTTATTAGAACGCATTCAACAAACTAATATTGTCATTCCCGGAGCAGATTTAGAAGATAAAGACTGGGAATTATTACTATCAGTTATTGGCGGTACACCTGTACTTCGTAAACAACCTCGTAATCAAGTTACTACTACAGGTAAAACCCGTTCTAGTGTTATTGATAGTTTACGGGAAAAGCTATATGAAATAGACTTACAACAAGAACATATTGGTAAAGAAATTCCTCCTGGACCCCAACGTATTCGCGGTATTGCAGGTTCTGGAAAAACAGTGTTGCTATGTCAAAAAGCCGCACATATGCACCTTAAGCATCCAGACTGGGATATTGCTTTAGTATTTTTCACTCGTTCTTTATATGATTTAATGACTGGTTTACTCGACCAATGGATAAAGCGTTTTAGTTGTGGTGAAATGCACTATGATCCAAAAACCAACTTTAAATTACAAGTATTTCATGCTTGGGGTGCAAGAGAACAACCAGGTTTATATAGAACAATTTGCGAATATCATGGTAAAAGACCTGGAACTGTACAAAATACTAATGAAAGACAGCCAAATCGAGGTTTAATAGATTTAAGTAAACGGTTATTGGAAGAAATTACAATTGAACCGATGTTTGATGCTATTCTCATCGATGAAGGTCAAGATTTAGTAGCTGAAGATGATTTAAAATATGAAGATAAACAAGCTATTTATTGGTTAGCTTATCAAGCATTACGTCCTGTAAATGAAGAAAAGCCCGAAGAAAGACGCTTGATTTGGGCTTATGATGAAGCGCAAAGTTTGGATAATTTAGTCGTACCGAAAGCTAAAGAAGTATTTGGTGAAAAATTAAGTAATTTACTGAATAAACAACCCCAATATCCAGGGGGAATTAAACGCTCGGAAGTGATGCGCCGTTGTTACCGGACTCCGGGTCAAATTCTCACATCTGCTCATGCTATTGGTATGGGTTTGTTACGTCCAGAAGGAATGCTGACTGGTATTACTAATAAAGATGATTGGAATAGAATTGGTTATGAAGTGAAAGGAGATTTTCGCCGAGTTGGTAAACCGATAACTGTTAATCGACAACCACAATTTTCACCAAATCCTATTCCTGAACTTTGGGGAAAACCTGTTTTAGAATTTGAAACTTATAGTTCTCGTGAAGCGGAAATGACAGCTTTAGCTGAGAACATTATGCACAATATTGTTCATGACGGACTCAACCCTAGTCGTGATATTTTGGTTTTAGTTTTAGGTTCAACTTATGAAGCAATGGAATTAGAAACCTATGTCGCTAGTTACTTAATGGAATCCGACATTGATGTTTATATTCCTACGGCTTTAAAATTAAATGATTTGGTTCCCCAATATCCTCAGAATGATCCTGATAAATTTTGGTGTGAAGGTGGGGTAACTATCTCGCGTATCACTCGCGCTAAGGGACACGAAGCAGATATGGTTTATGTGGTGGGTTTTGATAATGTGGCGCGGAATGAAAGTGATGTTAATTTCCGTAACCAGTTATTTGTGGCTTTAACGAGGGCGCGAGGTTGGGCGAATCTCAGTGGTGTTGGTAGTTATCCGATGTATGATGAGATGCGAAAGGTGATTGCTAGTGGGGAGAGTTTTACTTTTACTTACAAGCGTCCGCCTAAGCGGGATATTGGGGATGGTGATTAG
- a CDS encoding helix-turn-helix transcriptional regulator, with the protein MGLIKLKIKEFADEKGWTLKEVSDRSGVAYSSVRAYARAPGLAMVDFTSILKMARALDVMIEDLVEVVEE; encoded by the coding sequence ATGGGGCTAATTAAGCTAAAAATTAAAGAATTCGCTGATGAAAAAGGTTGGACGCTCAAAGAAGTTTCTGACCGTTCCGGTGTGGCATATAGTTCTGTGAGAGCCTATGCAAGAGCGCCTGGGTTAGCTATGGTAGACTTTACATCCATACTTAAAATGGCTCGCGCTTTGGATGTAATGATTGAAGACTTAGTTGAAGTAGTAGAAGAGTAA